Proteins encoded in a region of the Methanofollis tationis genome:
- a CDS encoding winged helix-turn-helix domain-containing protein: MTRPFEGVFGNTCELRLLEFLLPLEGMAFNITELSEEAGVSRVTVGRVVKKFVEWGILTATDDHIPQYSINPASPIVRSLEIMNNSLIGRMLGDEKVQEIRDSILEHTPAASALEMDTSNDPAWPYCPEMPEPGIGWGTGDPCGASGSGPLYPISPPATADDYNNEFPGYIQ; encoded by the coding sequence ATGACTCGTCCCTTTGAAGGGGTGTTCGGGAACACCTGTGAATTAAGACTTCTTGAATTCCTGTTGCCACTCGAGGGCATGGCGTTCAACATCACCGAACTCTCGGAAGAAGCAGGCGTAAGCCGGGTCACGGTCGGGCGGGTGGTGAAGAAGTTTGTCGAATGGGGCATCCTCACCGCCACCGATGACCATATCCCCCAGTACTCCATTAATCCGGCGTCGCCGATCGTCCGGTCGCTTGAGATCATGAACAATTCGTTGATCGGTCGGATGCTTGGTGACGAAAAGGTCCAGGAGATCCGGGACTCTATCCTCGAGCACACTCCAGCGGCCAGCGCTCTGGAAATGGATACCTCAAACGACCCTGCATGGCCGTACTGCCCGGAGATGCCAGAGCCCGGCATTGGATGGGGAACAGGAGACCCATGCGGCGCCAGCGGCTCCGGCCCTCTCTACCCCATCTCTCCACCTGCAACGGCAGATGACTACAATAACGAATTTCCAGGATATATCCAATAG
- a CDS encoding transposase yields MDEWARGWLEDQRRKGEKCLEIKYIQDKPYVYRSTSVYDKASKSPRKVSTYLGRLTKDHGLVPKGARTPTIQPCTIHEYGNAALLEEESSDLLPILKDAFPGHWQEIVALTFTRISGYTPLSRVNDAWEKLNNGLEIAPSCDPRALSRTLTAIGGDRHAQQQVFQYLSSQSNRLIYDLSFIFSSSDTVNLAEFGYNAEGVWLPQVNIALFSAMDTGLPVMIRALPGSVRDVSTLVGSLAEIAAPGGILVLDRGFVSEKNETALIEAKIPFVLPQRRNSTRYEIRIHLTDHFFYHKRLIHAGKREIDGLTLYLYEDADLKVEEEKTLYRLLEEGEIDREALNVRLKRAGRILILSSVKAEPQEIYQMYKSRNLVEDHFAAFKSLIQADKLYLRDATAVFGHVFVGFLCFYLYCRILNRIKRTGITAHLSPQGLLLKLSKVYAVGAGEERRITEVPKGVRKIAEKLELDIFPNA; encoded by the coding sequence ATGGACGAGTGGGCTCGCGGGTGGCTGGAAGACCAACGCCGGAAGGGCGAGAAGTGCCTTGAGATCAAGTACATCCAGGACAAACCCTACGTCTACCGTTCGACAAGCGTCTACGACAAAGCGAGCAAATCCCCCCGGAAGGTGAGCACGTACCTCGGCCGGCTCACGAAAGATCATGGCCTGGTACCCAAAGGTGCGCGAACGCCAACCATCCAGCCCTGCACCATCCACGAATATGGCAACGCTGCCCTGCTGGAAGAAGAGTCCAGTGACCTTCTCCCCATCCTGAAAGACGCCTTCCCGGGCCACTGGCAGGAGATCGTCGCCCTCACCTTCACCCGGATCTCCGGGTACACGCCGCTCTCCCGGGTCAATGATGCCTGGGAGAAACTCAATAACGGCCTTGAGATCGCGCCGTCCTGCGATCCCCGCGCTCTCTCGCGTACGCTCACCGCGATCGGCGGCGATCGTCATGCCCAGCAGCAGGTGTTCCAGTACCTCTCCTCACAATCGAACCGGCTCATCTACGACCTCTCGTTCATCTTCTCTTCCTCCGACACCGTAAACCTGGCAGAGTTCGGCTACAACGCTGAAGGGGTCTGGCTGCCCCAGGTGAACATTGCACTCTTCAGCGCCATGGATACCGGCCTTCCGGTGATGATCCGCGCCCTGCCGGGTTCGGTCAGGGATGTCTCGACTCTCGTTGGATCCCTCGCCGAGATCGCAGCACCAGGAGGCATTCTTGTCCTCGATCGTGGATTCGTCTCGGAGAAGAACGAAACAGCCCTGATCGAGGCGAAGATCCCGTTCGTCCTCCCGCAACGCCGCAATAGCACCAGGTACGAGATCAGGATCCATCTCACCGACCACTTCTTCTACCACAAACGGCTGATCCATGCCGGTAAAAGGGAGATCGACGGACTGACACTCTATCTCTACGAGGATGCCGACCTGAAGGTCGAAGAGGAGAAGACCCTCTACCGCCTGCTGGAGGAGGGAGAGATCGATCGGGAAGCGCTGAACGTGAGGCTGAAGCGTGCGGGCCGGATCCTGATCCTCTCCTCGGTGAAGGCGGAGCCCCAGGAGATCTACCAGATGTATAAGTCGAGAAACCTGGTCGAGGACCATTTTGCTGCGTTCAAGAGTTTGATCCAGGCAGACAAGCTCTACCTCCGGGACGCAACGGCGGTGTTCGGCCATGTCTTTGTCGGGTTTCTCTGTTTCTATCTCTACTGCCGGATCCTGAACCGGATCAAGAGGACGGGGATAACGGCGCATCTGTCGCCGCAGGGGCTGCTGCTGAAACTCTCAAAGGTGTACGCGGTGGGAGCGGGGGAGGAGAGACGGATCACCGAGGTGCCGAAGGGGGTGCGGAAGATCGCGGAGAAACTGGAACTCGATATATTCCCTAATGCGTGA
- a CDS encoding DUF365 domain-containing protein encodes MTTITGATFPIPKPFMPRFFDGGKTVLIKPATVFKELKPGMRLVFYQSHEDTGYVGEARIKRVIITDDPLTFFETFGDAVFLTREEAEAYVRNQERWKGVRVRKGDGKRKPWIALELEAVRRYKTVQKPERFVPVGGKYLRE; translated from the coding sequence ATGACCACGATCACCGGCGCCACCTTCCCCATCCCCAAACCCTTCATGCCCCGCTTCTTCGACGGCGGCAAAACCGTCCTCATCAAACCCGCCACCGTCTTCAAAGAACTCAAGCCCGGCATGCGACTCGTCTTCTACCAGTCCCACGAGGACACCGGCTATGTCGGCGAGGCCAGGATCAAGCGGGTCATCATCACCGACGACCCCCTCACCTTCTTCGAGACCTTCGGCGACGCCGTCTTCCTCACGCGGGAGGAAGCAGAGGCCTACGTCCGGAACCAGGAACGATGGAAGGGCGTCCGGGTCAGGAAGGGCGACGGGAAGCGGAAGCCCTGGATAGCGCTCGAACTCGAAGCGGTCCGCCGGTATAAAACAGTCCAGAAACCCGAGAGGTTCGTCCCGGTCGGCGGCAAGTATCTGAGGGAATAA
- a CDS encoding IS5 family transposase codes for MSTFTNFAIHHEYASLAALGDRLGEVSGLIDWDAFRPLLADLYTNAEGRGGRPNYDVVLMIRLLVLQQWYGLSDPELERQATDRISFRHFLGYPETIPDRSTVWLFRERLAQTGKDTAIWDEFQRQLEVQGLAIKRGVMQDATFITADPGHAPAGTPRGDQAETRRSRDGTWAKKGSKSQFGYKLHILLDKDSQLIRRIETTTASLHDSRIDLSREGETVYRDKGYFGVKPQASMDKTMHRAVRNHPLSIKENRRNKAISRTRSLVERPFAVIKRVFHAGHLMVTTVARVHVKNIFSCMNFNFRQLLTLKAQAAER; via the coding sequence ATGAGCACGTTTACCAATTTCGCGATCCACCACGAATATGCCAGCCTTGCAGCTCTGGGTGATCGGCTGGGTGAGGTCAGCGGTCTGATCGACTGGGATGCCTTCCGCCCTCTCCTTGCTGACCTCTACACCAACGCCGAGGGGCGAGGCGGCCGTCCGAACTATGACGTCGTTCTGATGATCCGGCTGCTGGTGCTTCAGCAGTGGTATGGCCTGTCTGACCCCGAACTGGAGCGTCAGGCGACCGACCGGATCTCGTTCCGTCACTTCCTGGGATATCCGGAAACCATTCCGGATCGGTCGACGGTCTGGCTGTTCCGGGAACGCTTGGCGCAAACCGGGAAGGATACCGCGATCTGGGATGAGTTCCAGCGGCAACTCGAAGTACAAGGGCTCGCCATCAAACGCGGTGTCATGCAGGACGCGACGTTCATCACCGCCGATCCCGGGCATGCTCCTGCCGGCACGCCCCGGGGAGATCAGGCAGAGACGCGGCGCAGCCGCGACGGCACCTGGGCCAAGAAGGGCTCGAAGTCACAGTTCGGGTACAAACTTCACATCCTGCTCGACAAGGACAGTCAGCTGATCCGCCGGATTGAGACCACCACGGCGTCACTCCATGACAGCAGGATCGATCTCTCCCGGGAAGGTGAGACGGTCTATCGCGATAAAGGCTATTTTGGGGTGAAACCGCAGGCATCTATGGACAAGACCATGCACCGGGCCGTTCGCAACCATCCCCTCTCCATCAAGGAGAACCGGCGGAACAAGGCCATCAGCAGAACACGATCGCTGGTGGAACGACCGTTTGCCGTGATCAAGCGGGTGTTCCATGCAGGCCACCTCATGGTCACGACGGTTGCCAGAGTGCACGTCAAGAACATCTTCTCCTGCATGAATTTCAACTTCAGGCAACTTCTTACCCTCAAAGCGCAAGCTGCCGAGCGATAG
- a CDS encoding EVE domain-containing protein: MTRWLAISNRTNSDVTIKKHLWGVPKRAINQISKTRPGDTLLVYVGQQVIDRDTTLPPAITGCFEITSEVYEDAKPIFTAPPKLGAEVFPLRIRVKTIEVFDPSVEFKPLIPHLAFITNKKQWSGHIRGQAMRAIPEEDHASIMKAAETPRD, from the coding sequence ATGACCCGCTGGCTCGCCATCTCCAACCGCACAAACTCAGACGTCACGATCAAAAAACACCTCTGGGGCGTCCCAAAGCGCGCCATCAACCAGATCAGCAAGACCCGCCCCGGCGACACCCTCCTCGTCTATGTCGGGCAGCAGGTGATCGACAGGGACACCACCCTCCCGCCGGCGATCACCGGATGCTTCGAGATCACCTCGGAGGTCTATGAGGACGCGAAACCGATCTTCACTGCGCCGCCCAAACTCGGGGCCGAGGTCTTCCCCCTCAGGATCAGGGTGAAGACGATCGAGGTCTTCGACCCCTCGGTGGAGTTCAAGCCCCTGATCCCGCATCTCGCCTTCATCACCAACAAAAAGCAGTGGTCCGGGCACATCAGGGGGCAGGCGATGCGGGCGATCCCCGAAGAAGACCACGCCTCCATCATGAAAGCGGCAGAGACGCCGCGGGACTGA
- a CDS encoding class I SAM-dependent DNA methyltransferase, protein MNPFDKIFLSLSGVLLTNRDITMKQTALPTKTHEPQRPTGVTLGFESKLWDAADKLRSNMDAAEYKHVVLGLIFLKYISDAFEEQSAHLWQEVSDPASEWYVAEPEQRYEVVEDPDEYRAENVFWVPKEARWSHLQDNARSPKIGVLIDDAMVAIEGCNPSLKGVLSKDFGRASLDKQRLGELVDLVGSIAVGDRESRSKDVLGRVYEYFLSQFASAEGKKGGQFYTPRCIVRTLVAMLAPYQGRIYDPCCGSGGMFVQSEEFVEAHGGRRDDISVYGQESNATTWRLAKMNLAIRGITGDLGKENADSFLNDLHKTVRADYILANPPFNLKDWGAEHLQGDARWRYGIPPKNNANFAWMQHMIHHLTPTGQAGIVLANGSMSSNTSGEGEIRKNIVEDDLVDCMVALPGQLFYTTQIPACLWFLSRDKKNHSFRDRRRQVLFIDARKMGVMTDRTHRDLTDEDIERIAGTYHAWRGDEGAGEYEDVPGFCRSVTVEEVAEQGYVLTPGRYVGAGEVEDDGEPFEERMERLTAELQEQFVESARLEGEIRENLRGIGYVLQ, encoded by the coding sequence ATGAACCCGTTTGACAAAATATTTCTCTCTCTGTCCGGAGTATTACTTACAAACAGAGACATCACCATGAAACAGACCGCCCTTCCCACCAAAACGCACGAACCACAGCGACCAACTGGTGTCACCCTCGGCTTTGAGTCCAAACTCTGGGATGCAGCCGACAAACTCCGCTCCAATATGGATGCGGCGGAGTACAAGCATGTCGTCCTGGGTCTGATCTTCCTGAAATATATCTCTGATGCATTTGAGGAGCAGAGTGCACATCTCTGGCAGGAGGTCAGCGATCCGGCGAGCGAGTGGTATGTGGCCGAACCTGAACAGCGGTATGAGGTGGTGGAGGACCCGGATGAGTACCGTGCCGAGAATGTCTTCTGGGTCCCGAAGGAGGCGCGGTGGTCGCATCTGCAGGATAATGCCAGGTCGCCGAAGATCGGGGTGCTGATCGACGATGCGATGGTGGCGATTGAGGGGTGCAACCCCTCGCTGAAGGGTGTGCTCTCGAAGGATTTTGGCCGGGCGAGTCTGGACAAGCAGCGCCTCGGTGAACTGGTAGACCTTGTCGGAAGCATTGCGGTCGGGGACCGGGAGAGCAGGTCGAAGGATGTGCTCGGGCGGGTGTATGAGTACTTCCTTTCGCAGTTTGCGAGTGCCGAGGGGAAGAAAGGCGGGCAGTTCTACACGCCCCGGTGCATCGTCAGGACGCTGGTGGCGATGCTCGCCCCGTATCAGGGCCGGATATACGACCCGTGCTGCGGGTCGGGGGGGATGTTCGTCCAGAGCGAGGAATTCGTGGAGGCGCATGGCGGGCGCCGGGACGACATCAGCGTGTACGGGCAGGAGTCGAATGCCACGACCTGGCGCCTGGCGAAGATGAACCTGGCGATCCGGGGGATCACCGGAGACCTCGGGAAAGAAAATGCCGATAGTTTCCTCAACGACCTGCACAAGACCGTCAGGGCTGACTATATTCTGGCAAATCCCCCCTTCAACCTGAAGGACTGGGGGGCGGAGCATCTCCAGGGCGACGCCCGCTGGCGCTACGGCATCCCGCCGAAGAACAACGCCAACTTTGCCTGGATGCAGCACATGATCCACCACCTCACGCCGACGGGACAGGCGGGGATCGTGCTGGCGAACGGGTCGATGTCCTCGAATACCTCGGGCGAGGGGGAGATCCGCAAGAACATCGTCGAGGACGATCTGGTGGACTGCATGGTCGCCCTGCCCGGACAACTCTTCTACACGACGCAGATTCCGGCCTGCCTCTGGTTCCTCTCGCGGGACAAGAAGAACCATTCCTTCCGCGACCGCCGCCGCCAGGTCCTCTTCATCGACGCGAGAAAGATGGGCGTGATGACCGACCGCACCCACCGGGACCTGACCGACGAGGATATCGAGCGGATCGCCGGGACCTATCATGCCTGGCGGGGGGACGAGGGTGCGGGTGAGTACGAGGACGTGCCCGGTTTCTGCCGGAGCGTGACCGTCGAGGAGGTGGCCGAGCAGGGGTATGTGCTCACGCCTGGGCGGTATGTCGGGGCCGGGGAGGTCGAGGACGACGGGGAACCGTTTGAGGAGCGGATGGAGCGGTTGACGGCTGAACTGCAGGAGCAGTTCGTCGAGTCGGCGAGGCTGGAAGGGGAGATCAGGGAGAACCTGCGGGGGATCGGGTATGTCCTCCAATGA
- a CDS encoding PDDEXK nuclease domain-containing protein has translation MSSNDLLPADYPALLSDLKVRIREAQVRAVLLANRELILLYWQIGREIVVRQEQEGWGAKVIDRLSADLRREFPDVKGFSPRNLKYMSAVARAYPDEEFVQEVLAQITWYHTVTLLDKVKDPLRREWYIHKTIANGWSRNVLVHQIESGLIEREGRAVTNFSATLPAEQSDLALQTLKDPYVFDFLQMGEKVRESELERGLLDHIREFLLELGVGFAFVGSQYHLEVGGQDYYLDLLFYHLKLRSYVVIDLKVGEFIPEYAGKMNFYLSAVDDLLTHSSDNPSIGIVLCKAKNRVIAEYALRDMARPIGVAGYALTSALPEEMAGRLPTVDELEEELERGEE, from the coding sequence ATGTCCTCCAATGATCTCCTCCCTGCCGATTACCCGGCCCTTCTCTCAGACCTGAAGGTGCGGATCCGCGAGGCGCAGGTCCGGGCGGTGCTCCTGGCGAACCGCGAACTGATCCTGCTCTACTGGCAGATCGGACGGGAGATCGTGGTGAGGCAGGAGCAGGAGGGGTGGGGCGCAAAGGTGATCGACCGCCTCTCTGCCGACCTGAGGAGGGAGTTTCCCGATGTAAAGGGGTTTTCCCCGAGAAATCTCAAGTACATGAGTGCGGTCGCACGGGCGTACCCGGACGAGGAATTTGTGCAGGAGGTGCTTGCACAAATTACGTGGTATCATACGGTCACGCTGCTCGACAAGGTGAAGGACCCGCTCCGGCGCGAGTGGTATATCCACAAGACTATCGCGAACGGGTGGTCGAGGAACGTGCTCGTCCACCAGATCGAGAGCGGGCTTATCGAGCGTGAGGGGCGGGCGGTGACGAATTTTTCGGCGACTCTCCCGGCGGAGCAGTCTGACCTCGCCCTCCAGACCCTGAAGGACCCCTATGTCTTTGATTTTCTCCAGATGGGGGAGAAGGTGCGGGAGAGCGAACTGGAGCGAGGGCTTCTCGACCACATCCGCGAGTTTCTCCTGGAACTCGGCGTGGGGTTCGCGTTTGTGGGGAGCCAGTATCACCTGGAGGTCGGGGGCCAGGACTATTACCTGGACCTCCTCTTCTACCACTTAAAACTCAGGTCCTATGTGGTGATCGACCTGAAGGTGGGTGAGTTCATCCCTGAGTATGCAGGGAAGATGAACTTCTATCTCTCGGCGGTGGATGACCTCCTGACCCACTCCTCGGACAACCCGAGCATCGGGATCGTGCTCTGCAAGGCGAAGAACCGCGTGATCGCCGAGTACGCCCTGCGGGATATGGCGAGGCCGATCGGGGTGGCCGGGTATGCGCTGACCTCGGCGCTGCCCGAGGAGATGGCCGGGAGGCTGCCGACGGTGGATGAACTGGAGGAAGAACTGGAGCGGGGGGAGGAGTGA
- a CDS encoding DNA cytosine methyltransferase: MPDNTTFVTKFPQTKFNVISLFSGAMGLDLGLECTGRFEIIACVEKEKVFCDTIRLNQEKGRLSKDLKIFEGDIRNISPQEILDAVGLRPGEVDLIAGGPPCQSFSTAGKRGTVQDPRGTLLWEYLRFIKEIQPRFFLMENVRGLMSAALRHRPIAERPENGGAPLEDDEQPGSVVRLFAEDLKKINGHSYCFDCFEVNAVNYGAPQIRERVLFIGNRYNTLVNFPDPTHGSRQANYGQSKLPGPEDQELKPWKTLRDAIGYLKEEDPVILDFSPRKKYYLSKVPEGSNWRSLPIEDQKESMGKAWYAKGGRSGWWRRLSYDLPCPTLLTMPNHASMALCHPQDVRTLTLREYARIQEFPDDWELVGTVAQQYAQVGNAVPVRLGKVAGEVIVSYLEKLKVRDWQPYPARSENFKITYIQSHVRTRQWYKKGETIVWEDGKQNGGAKYSQPKTKRKNRSMS; the protein is encoded by the coding sequence ATGCCTGATAATACTACATTTGTTACCAAGTTCCCGCAGACTAAATTTAATGTAATATCATTATTTTCCGGGGCGATGGGCCTTGACCTTGGCTTAGAATGTACAGGACGATTTGAAATAATCGCCTGCGTAGAAAAAGAGAAGGTTTTTTGTGACACAATACGTCTGAACCAGGAAAAGGGTCGCCTATCCAAAGATCTGAAAATATTTGAGGGAGATATTCGGAATATCAGTCCACAAGAGATATTGGACGCGGTCGGCCTCAGGCCCGGAGAAGTTGATCTTATCGCGGGGGGTCCACCATGTCAGTCCTTCAGTACTGCTGGTAAGAGGGGTACCGTTCAAGATCCTCGTGGAACCCTCTTATGGGAGTATTTACGTTTCATCAAGGAGATACAACCCCGTTTCTTCCTTATGGAGAACGTAAGGGGGCTGATGTCCGCTGCCCTGAGGCACAGGCCCATCGCAGAGAGGCCAGAAAATGGAGGAGCACCACTTGAAGACGATGAACAACCAGGATCAGTTGTCCGTCTTTTTGCCGAGGATTTGAAAAAGATTAATGGTCATTCCTATTGCTTCGACTGTTTTGAGGTAAATGCTGTTAATTATGGGGCTCCTCAGATCCGTGAGAGGGTTCTGTTTATTGGGAATAGATATAATACTCTAGTAAATTTCCCGGATCCGACCCATGGCTCTCGCCAGGCAAATTATGGTCAGAGTAAACTCCCCGGCCCAGAGGATCAAGAACTTAAACCTTGGAAAACTCTCAGAGATGCAATAGGATATTTGAAGGAGGAAGATCCAGTTATACTAGATTTCAGCCCTCGAAAAAAATATTATCTCAGCAAAGTACCAGAGGGTTCAAACTGGCGAAGCCTCCCTATTGAGGATCAGAAAGAATCTATGGGGAAAGCTTGGTATGCGAAAGGTGGCAGATCAGGGTGGTGGAGAAGGTTAAGTTACGACCTCCCTTGTCCTACATTGTTAACGATGCCCAACCATGCTTCAATGGCTCTTTGCCATCCTCAAGATGTCCGTACACTAACACTCCGAGAATATGCGAGGATTCAAGAGTTCCCTGATGATTGGGAACTGGTTGGAACGGTGGCCCAACAATATGCTCAAGTCGGAAACGCTGTCCCTGTCCGTCTTGGCAAGGTTGCTGGCGAAGTAATAGTTTCGTACCTAGAAAAACTGAAAGTAAGGGACTGGCAACCATATCCTGCTCGAAGTGAAAATTTCAAAATCACATATATTCAATCTCACGTCAGAACCCGTCAGTGGTATAAAAAAGGAGAAACGATCGTATGGGAGGATGGAAAGCAAAACGGAGGGGCTAAATATTCTCAACCGAAAACCAAACGTAAGAACCGCAGTATGTCTTAG